One window from the genome of [Mycobacterium] stephanolepidis encodes:
- a CDS encoding Lrp/AsnC family transcriptional regulator, which yields MAELDATDERIVTLLMRNARATFTEIGEEVNLSAPAVKRRVDRLVATGVIKGFTTVVDRAAVGWNTEAYVQVYCQGTITPEALRRAWIDIPEVVSAATVTGTSDAMLRVLARDIQHLERALERIRASGDIDRTESIVVLSNLVDRAQVQG from the coding sequence ATGGCCGAGCTCGATGCCACCGATGAGCGGATAGTGACGCTGTTGATGCGCAACGCTCGAGCGACGTTCACCGAGATCGGTGAGGAGGTCAACCTGTCGGCTCCCGCGGTCAAGCGTCGTGTCGACCGGCTGGTTGCGACGGGGGTGATCAAGGGCTTCACCACCGTAGTGGATCGCGCTGCCGTCGGCTGGAACACCGAGGCCTATGTACAGGTCTACTGTCAGGGCACGATCACGCCGGAAGCCTTGCGGCGAGCGTGGATCGACATCCCCGAGGTAGTCAGCGCCGCGACGGTGACCGGAACCTCCGACGCGATGCTGCGGGTACTGGCACGCGATATCCAGCACCTCGAGCGTGCGCTGGAACGCATCCGAGCCAGTGGGGACATCGACCGCACCGAGAGCATCGTGGTGCTTTCCAACCTGGTGGACCGCGCGCAGGTCCAGGGGTAA
- the ddaH gene encoding dimethylargininase produces MTVVHEGGHPAGSPIQQPDRTPTTRHYVMVPPTYYTVEYAINPWMDISNPVDPTLATAQWDALRATYERLGHMVDLLPPVAGLPDMVYAANGGVVLRGNAVVARFTHAERAGESAAHADWMRVHGLRALHTRYTNEGQGDFLLAGDVMLAGTGFRTDVRSHVEVARMLDIPVVTLELVDPRFYHLDTALAVLDQQTVAYYPQAFGETSQARLQSMYPNAIIASSTDAYVLGMNAVSDGRHVMLPAAATGFAEQLRAAGFEPIGIDLSELLKGGGSVKCCTLELHS; encoded by the coding sequence ATGACCGTTGTGCACGAGGGTGGACACCCGGCCGGCTCCCCCATCCAACAACCAGACAGAACACCGACGACGCGTCACTACGTGATGGTGCCGCCGACGTACTACACCGTCGAATACGCGATCAATCCCTGGATGGACATATCCAATCCGGTCGATCCGACATTGGCCACCGCCCAGTGGGATGCGTTGCGCGCCACCTACGAACGTCTCGGCCACATGGTGGACCTCCTGCCTCCCGTGGCCGGCCTACCGGACATGGTCTACGCAGCCAACGGCGGAGTCGTGCTGCGGGGCAACGCCGTTGTCGCACGGTTCACACACGCCGAGCGCGCCGGCGAATCCGCGGCACATGCCGACTGGATGCGTGTGCACGGGCTGCGCGCCCTGCATACCCGGTACACCAATGAGGGTCAGGGCGACTTCCTGCTGGCGGGCGATGTCATGCTGGCCGGTACGGGTTTCCGCACCGACGTCCGGTCTCATGTGGAAGTGGCACGAATGCTCGACATTCCCGTCGTAACACTGGAGCTCGTCGATCCGCGGTTCTATCACCTGGATACCGCCCTGGCCGTGCTGGATCAGCAGACCGTGGCGTACTACCCGCAGGCGTTCGGTGAAACCTCGCAGGCCCGGCTGCAGTCCATGTACCCCAACGCGATCATCGCCAGCTCCACCGATGCCTACGTCCTCGGGATGAATGCGGTCTCCGACGGTCGTCACGTCATGCTGCCCGCCGCGGCAACCGGATTCGCCGAACAGCTCCGCGCTGCCGGATTCGAACCGATCGGTATCGATCTCTCCGAACTTCTCAAGGGTGGCGGTTCCGTGAAATGCTGCACGCTGGAGCTGCACTCGTGA
- the rocD gene encoding ornithine--oxo-acid transaminase, translating to MSPDSYKSAEYIELAEQYGAHNYAPLPVVAHRAEGAWIEDVDGKRYLDCLAAYSAVNFGHGNPEILAAAHAQLDTVTLVSRAFHSDRLGRFCRDLARLCGKGMVLPMNTGAEAVESGIKVARKWGTDVKGVPVGQANIVVAHNNFHGRTISIVSFSSDETARGGFGPFTPGFRMVPFGDITALARAIDDNTVAVLLEPIQGEAGIIIPPDDYLPAVRAMCTENNVLFIADEIQAGLARTGRMFACDHWNVVPDVYLLGKALGGGVVPVSAVVADVDVLGVLHPGEHGSTFGGNPLAAAIGSTVVAILERGEFQRRAAVLGGHLRRRLDALIGHGVTEVRSLGLWAGVDIDPNLATGRQISLRMAECGVLVKDTHGATLRFAPPLVITEDEIDWAVDQFADALAKSR from the coding sequence ATGTCACCCGACTCATACAAGAGCGCCGAATACATCGAGTTGGCCGAGCAGTACGGCGCACACAACTATGCGCCGCTACCGGTCGTCGCCCACCGCGCCGAGGGCGCGTGGATCGAAGACGTGGACGGCAAGCGCTATCTGGATTGTCTGGCCGCCTACTCGGCGGTGAACTTCGGCCACGGGAACCCCGAGATTCTCGCGGCCGCCCACGCGCAGCTGGACACGGTGACCCTGGTAAGCCGGGCGTTTCATTCGGATCGCCTCGGCAGGTTCTGTCGAGACCTCGCCCGACTCTGCGGCAAGGGCATGGTGCTGCCGATGAATACCGGGGCCGAGGCGGTGGAAAGTGGCATAAAGGTCGCCCGCAAATGGGGTACCGACGTCAAGGGAGTGCCCGTCGGTCAAGCCAACATCGTGGTGGCTCACAACAACTTCCACGGCCGGACCATCAGCATCGTAAGCTTCTCCTCCGACGAGACGGCGCGCGGCGGATTTGGCCCGTTCACTCCAGGCTTCCGCATGGTGCCGTTCGGCGACATCACCGCGCTGGCACGGGCTATCGACGACAACACCGTCGCCGTTCTCCTCGAACCCATTCAGGGTGAGGCCGGCATCATCATTCCGCCCGACGACTACCTGCCCGCGGTCCGTGCGATGTGCACCGAGAACAATGTGCTGTTCATCGCCGACGAGATTCAGGCCGGGCTCGCGCGCACCGGCAGAATGTTTGCGTGCGACCACTGGAACGTGGTCCCGGACGTCTACCTCCTGGGCAAGGCGCTGGGCGGCGGCGTGGTCCCGGTCTCCGCCGTGGTCGCCGATGTCGATGTGCTCGGCGTGCTGCATCCAGGCGAACACGGCTCCACCTTCGGTGGAAATCCGTTGGCCGCAGCCATCGGATCGACGGTCGTGGCAATCCTCGAGCGCGGTGAGTTCCAGCGGCGGGCTGCCGTTCTCGGCGGGCACCTGCGACGGCGCCTCGACGCCCTGATCGGCCATGGCGTCACCGAGGTGCGTTCGCTGGGGCTCTGGGCCGGGGTCGACATCGATCCGAATCTGGCAACCGGAAGACAAATCAGTCTGCGCATGGCAGAGTGTGGCGTCTTAGTGAAGGACACGCATGGCGCGACTCTCCGGTTTGCACCACCCCTTGTCATCACCGAGGACGAAATCGATTGGGCAGTAGACCAGTTCGCTGATGCGCTGGCCAAAAGCCGGTAG